A region of the Curtobacterium flaccumfaciens pv. betae genome:
GCGGCTGCGCGACGGCGCACGGCCCCGTAAGGAGAAGCGCGCATGAGCGGCTTGCCAGAAACGCACCCGGCAGACGGCCTGGAGGCGCCCACCGGCGCCGCCACGGGCCTCCAGTCCGACGGTGGTGCCGTCCAGGGCGACGCCTCCGTCCTGCTCGACGTCCGCGACCTGTCGGTCGTCTACGAATCGGCCGGCCAGACGGCCGTCCAAGCCGTCGACCACGTGTCGTTCCAGCTGAAGAAGGGCGAGTTCGTCGGCCTGGTCGGCGAGTCCGGTTCCGGCAAGTCGACGCTCGGCTACGCGCTGACCCGGCTGCAGAAGCCGCCGGCGCGGACGAACGGCGGCAGCATCGTCTTCGCGGGCAAGGACATCCGCGACCTCGACGACGAAGCCCTGCGCCAGCAGCGGCAGGGCGGCTTCGCCATGGTGCTGCAGTCCGGCATGAACGCGCTCAACCCGGTGCGCACCATCCGGAACCACTTCATCGACGTCTTCAAGGCGCACGGCCACGTGTCGCGCGACCGCTGGGACGCCCGGATGAAGGAGCTCATCGAGAAGGTGAAGCTGCCGACCTCGATGCTCGCCAGGTTCCCCGGGGAGCTCTCCGGCGGCATGCGCCAGCGCGTCTCCATCGCCCTGGCGCTCTCGCTCGAGCCGCAGCTCATGGTGTTCGACGAGCCGACGACTGCGCTCGACGTCCTCGTGCAGCACGCCGTGATGGACACGATCATCGAGCTGCAGCGCACCGAGGGCTTCACGGCGATCCTGATCAGCCACGACCTCGGCATCGTCCTCGAGGCCACCGAGCGCGTCCTCGTCATGCACGAGGGCCGGATCGTTGAGGACGGCGGCTCCCGCGAGATCCTCCGCGACCCGCAGGACGAGTACACGCAGATGCTCCTGTCGCACTACGCCGACCCCCGCGCCGAGGTGGTGTCGTTGCCGGGCTTCCCGGACCGCTCGCTCCGAGCCGAGGCCGGCGAGAAGCGGCAGGAGACGACCTCGTCGTTCAGCACCGTCGGGTCCCGCGAGCGCAGTGCCGCCCGCAACCCGATCGTCGTCGACCACATCGTGAAGACCTATCCGGCTCCCCGCCGCGGTGAGCAGCCGGTGCAGGCCGTGCGCGACGTGTCGTTCACCCTGGAGCCCGGGCAGTCGCTCGCCCTGGTCGGCCAGTCCGGTTCGGGCAAGTCGACCATCGCGAAGCTGCTCACCGGCGTCGAGAAGCCGACCACCGGCACCGTCCGGTTCGGGGACCTCGACGTCGCCCGCCTCGGCAAGCGCGGCCTGCGGGACCTGCGCTCCGAGGTCCAGATGGTGTTCCAGGACCCGTACTCGGCGCTCAACCCGCTGCACACCGTCGAGTACACGCTGTCCCGGCCGATCGCGAACTACACCGGGCTGACCGGCCGCGACGCCCGGCGCCGGGTGCTCGAGCTGCTCGAGACGGTGGGGCTCACCCCCGTCGAGCAGTTCGCGCAGAAGCTCCCGCACCAGCTCTCCGGCGGGCAGCGGCAGCGCGTGGTGATCGCCCGGGCGCTCGCGAGCGACCCGCAGGTGATCATCGCCGACGAGCCGGTGTCGATGCTCGACGTGACGCTGCGTGCCGGTGTGCTCGCGCTGCTCGAGGACCTCCGCGAGCAGTGGGGCGTCTCGCTCCTCTACATCACGCACGACCTGCTGAGTGCGCGGCTCATCACGGACGACATCATGGTGCTCCACGAGGGCGCCGTGGTCGAGCGGGGTCACACCGCCCAGGTGCTGCAGGACCCGCAGGACCCGTACACGATCGCCCTCCTCGACGCTGTTCCCAACCCGCGGAGGACCCTGCGCGCATGACGAACCTGCACGACTTCCCGACGGTCCTGCCGTTCGGACACCTGCCCACCCCGGACGGCGTCGACGTCGTCGGGATCGACGTCCCGGTCGGGCGGCTCACGGCCTACCGGATCGTGCCCGAGGGGGTGTCGAAGGGCACCGTGCTCATCGTCCCCGGCTACACCGGCTCGAAGGAGGACTGGCGGACCTTCCTGCCCGTCCTCCGCGACGCCGGGTGGACCGCGGTCGCGATCAGCCGGCGCGGTCAGGCCGACTCGGCAGCACCGACCGAACCCCGCGACTACTCCCTCGACGAAGAAGCCGCCGACGTCGTCCGGGTCGCGCGCCTGCTCGACGACGGCGCCCCTGTGCACCTGATCGGGCACTCGCTCGGCGGTGTGATCGTCCGGGCTGCCGCGCTCCAGGACCCGACGGCGTTCCGCGACGTCGTGCAGTTCTGCTCCGGGCCGCACGGGTGGCCGTACCGCAAGGTCGCCGAGCTGACGATCCTGCACGACACCGGCGGGAACCTCCGGCAGCTGTTCGACTCGACGAACCCGCTCTGGGCGTACCGGCCCGACGACGAGCTGCCCGACGACGTCCGGATGGTGCGTGACCGCTTCGACGCGACGAGCCCGCTCAGCGTCGTCGCCGGTGGCCACATCCTCGAGGACCACACCGACGCCTCCGACGCCCTGCGCGCCACCGGCCTGCCGGTCCTCGTCGCCCACGGCGAGTGGGACAACGCCTGGCCGATCCCGTGGCAGCGGGCGATGGCCGAGCAGACCGGCGCCGAGTACGTCGTCATCCCCGCGAGCTACCACGGTCCCCAGGTCGAGAACCCGCTCGGGACGGTCGCCGTCTTCGACGCATTCCTGAGCCAGCACTGACTCGAACAAGCACTGAAAGGCACCATCATCTCCACGCTGCAGTTCCCCGACGGCTTCCTCTGGGGTGCCGCCACCGCCGCCCACCAGATCGAGGGCAACAACGTCAACAGCAACTGGTGGGTGCACGAGCACGAGCCGGACACCACCATCGTCGAGCCCTCGGGTGATGCGGCGGACAGCTACCACCGGTACCGCGAGGACATCCGCATCGCGGCCGAGCTCGGGCTGAACTCCTACCGGTTCAGCATCGAGTGGGCCCGCATCGAGCCCGAGCGCGGGTTCGTCAGCCGTGCCGAGGTCGACCACTACCGCCGCATGGTCGACGCCTGCCACGAGTTCGGCATCGAGCCGATCGTCACCCTCATGCACTTCACCGTGCCGCGCTGGTTCGAACGCGACGGCTTCTGGCGGGCACCCGACGCCGCCGACCTGTTCGCCCGCTACACCGAGGCCGCGCTCCCCGTGGTGCAGGACGGCGTCCGCTACGTCTGCACGATCAACGAACCGAACATCGCGGCCATGCTCGCCGGCGGCGAGGACGCGGCCAACCTGGTGGCCTTCGGCCTGCCGAACCCGGACCTGGGGGTCGCCGACGCCCTGCTGGCCAGCCACAAGCGGTCGCGCGAGGTCCTGTCACAGGTGTCGGGCCTCCAGTCAGGGTGGACCGTCGCGACCCAGGCCTTCAAGTCCAACGGTGAGCCGGGCGCGGACGCGATGCTCCGCGAGTACGGGTACCCGCGCGACGACTGGTACCTCGAGAACGCCGCGGGCGACGACTTCCTCGGCGTGCAGGCCTACACCCGCACGTTCATCGGTCCGGACGGGCCCCTGCCCGTCGCGGACGACGTCGAGACGACCCTGACCGGCTGGGAGTTCTACCCCGAGGCCTCGGCCGACGGGCTCCGCAGCGCGTGGGAGCTCTCCGGTGGTGTCCCGCTGATGATCACCGAGAACGGCATCGCCACCGCCGACGACCCCCGCCGGCAGGCGTACACGCAGGGCGCGCTCGAGGGCATCCACCGCTGCATCGAGGACGGCATCGAGGTCCTCGGCTACCAGCACTGGTCGCTCCTCGACAACTACGAGTGGGCCTCCGGCTTCCGCCCGACCTTCGGGTTGGTCGCGTGGGACCGCGAGACCTTCGAGCGCACGCCGAAGGACTCCGCACGCTGGTACGGGCGGGTCGCGCGGGCGAACGCCCTCGAGTCGGTCACCGTCTAGGACGGTCGACCCGCAGGCGCGCGGCGGACGGGAGGCCCTGCTCCCGTCCGCCGCGCGTCGTCACGTCCGGCACCGGTCGGCCCACGGGCCGTGGTGCGGCCAGCGCTCAGGCGGCGGCGAGCAGGTCGGCGACGGCCGTCTCGCGGAGCAGCTCCGCGCGGTCCGCAGCGGTCGAGCCCTCGTCGTCGGCGGCGTTCCGGTCGACGTCGAGCGACAGCACGACGCGGACGGTGTCGAGGTCGCCGGAGTCGACGGCCGCGATCAGCAGCGTCGCGCCCCGTGACCCGCGCGCCCTGGTGTCCGCACCCGCGGTGGCGAGGGCACGCACGATCGCGGCGTGCCCGCCCCACGCAGCGCGGACGATCGGGGTGTTGCCGTCGCCGTCACGGGCCTCCAGTTCGGCGCCCGCTGCGACCAGCACGTCGACCGCCCGTCGCGCGTCGCGGTCGATCGCCAGCGTCAGCGGCGTCCGCCCCTCGGTGTCCTCCAGCTGTAGGGTCGCTCCGCGGCGCAGGAGTTCCTCGAGCATCTCGGGGTGGTCGAACCACGCGGCGGCGTGCAGCGGGGCGAAGCCCCAGCGGGGGTCGACGTCGTCGACGTCACTCGCGTCGTCGGCCAGGTGCAGCCCCCCGAGGTCGCCGTAGGCCGCGGCACGCACCACCTCGGTCGCCCACTCGACCCAACCGTCCGGCACCGGGCCGTGCCAGCCGCGTGCCGGACGCGACTCGAGGCCGGAGTACACGGACTCGGCGACGCTCCTGATCGCCACCCGGACACCCCGGAACCGGATCGCGACCTCACCGACTGGGGAGATCAGCAGGCGGAGTTCCCAGGCGTCGTGCTCGTGCAGGTACTCGAGCTCGCCCCGGGCGACGTGCGCGTCACCGGCGAGCAGTGCCGCGGCGTCGACACCCGGTGGGTCGATGACGGCGTCCCGGAGCCGGAGCGACACCCTGGCGTGGTTCCAGCGGCGCCACAGGCCGCTCGGGGTGTCGAGCACCTCGTCGTTGCGGACCACGATGTCGGCGTGCACGACGACCGGGTCGGGCACACCGTGGCCGGGCAGGTCGACGGGGGTCGTCACGTCGTCCTCGTCGGCGTCCGGGTCGACGACGGCGTCGGCGGACTCCACGACCCAGCGTTCGATCCGTGAGTCGGTCCACTTGACCGTCAGGAGCGCGGCGATCGTCGGCGGGGCGTCCTCGAGCAGCCGGGTCACGTGTTCGCGCTGGCCGTCGAAGTCCTCGAGGGAGACGTAGCCAACGGAGGGCCAGTTCACTCGACTCCATCGCACGGGACGACACTACCCGGCAGCGGTCCGTCTCCCCGCGGAGGACCTCGTCGCGTGCTCTCGTCCAGCTCCGCAGTTCTCCACAGGTGTCACCCTTCCGGAGCAGCGCCGTCCGGGATGTGAGATGTTGAAGACATGCCGCCGCGGACCGTCCCCCGAGTTGCGGTACGGGCTGCGTCCAGAGGTCCTGATCCCGCGACTGCTCGGCTCGAGGACCTGCGGACATGGCCGGAGCGAGCCCCGGGGAGCAGCAGGCGGCTTGCTCCGCGAGTGAGCGGACGGTCGACGAAGCGGTGGGCGAGCGGCGCCACGGCGAGCATGGCACCGACGGTGATCGTGACGACCACGAACCACGGCACCCGGTACGCGCCCACGGCGGCGAGTGCTGCGGGCACCACCGGCGCCAGGAGCGGATGAACGAGGTACAGCGCGTACGAGGCAGCGCCGCCGGCCATCACCCAGCGGGGCACGAACCGGCCGATCCGATCGTCCAGCCAGACCGCCGAGAACACGACAGCGGAGATCACGAGCGGGACGACGGCCGCCGAGACCTCGAGCCGCTCGGCTCGCAACGAGGCCAGGGTGCCCATGCAGACCGCGATGCCGCCGAGCGACAAGACGGTCAGGACCGGTCGTCGTGCTCGCCACCCGCGGGCGATGACCATGCCGGCGAGGAAGTAGAGCGTCACGTCATCGGCGTAGAACCACCATGCTGACCCGGTGGCCGGGCGCAGGAGTGACGCGGCGGCCGCGATCGTGAGGACCGGTGCGCAGAGTGCCAGCGGGTCGACCCGGATGGCCAGGGCGAGCGTCATCAGCGCGTAGAACGCCATCTCGAACACCAACGTCCACCCGACGCCCCAGAGCGGATGGATGGCACCGGCTTCATCGTGACCGGGGATGAACAGGTACGACGCGAGGACCGTGCCCGGGCTGAGTGCCGAGTTGACCACCAACGAGCCGGCCAGGACCACCGCGGCGACCTTGATGGTGGTCATCAGCCAGTAGAGCGGGACGACCCGCGCGAGCCGTGCCCGGGCGAACCGGTGCCAGGACCCCGGCGCCTGACCGAGGTCGTCGCCGACGAGCACCATCACGAAACCACTGATCGCGAAGAACAGCCAGACGCCCAGTCCGCCGATCCGGTCGAGCTGCGGGGTGTGCTCGTCGAAGCGCTCCGCCGAGTAGTAGCACGCGTGGACGACCACCACGAGGGCGGCTGCGACGTACCGCAGGGCCTGGATGAGACGGAAGGGCTGCTGTCGCGTCGGCATGTCGCAATTCTACATGCAAAATACAAACATACGTGATGATATCAAGCGCGTGTTACGGATATTGCAGGTGATATACTAATGACATGACCACACGAACCGCAGCGCGCGAGGTCGTCTACCTCGGCTGGACGGGGCACGGCAACTACGGCGATGAACTCCTCCTCGAGACGTGGCGTCTCGCCCTCGGGATCGACGCCGTCTCGCCGGTGACTCGACGGGAGCGACTCGCCGATGTCCGGAGCGCGATCCACTCGTACCGCACCGGAGGCCGTACCGAGCGGATGCTCCTCCTCGGTGGCGGGACGGTGCTCGGCTTCCAGAACTGGGCACGGCACGTGGCAGATGCTGCTCGGGTGTACCGCGCAGACGCAGTGGTCGCACTCGGAGCGGGGGCGGCTGAGTCGACCGACACGTTCGCCCTGGGCCTGCAGGAGCGCGACTGGCGGCGCTGGGCGGAGCTCCGATCGATCTTGCTCGGTGTCCGCGGTCCGCTCACAGCGGTGGAGTGCGAGCGGGCCTGGGGGCGTCCTGCGGTCGTCGGCGACCCCGCTCTGCTGTACCCGGTCGTGGCGGGCATCGAACACGTCCACGACGCCGACGGCCCGGTCGGTGTGAGCGTCGGCGCTGATCCGGTGTCGCGGTTCGCCCCGCGGTCGGTCGCAGCGGCGGTGCGCAGGATGACCGGAGCGGACACCGAGATCGTGTTGTTCGCGCTGTCCCCGAACGACCTCGCCGCCTGTCGAACCCTGCAGTCCGAACTGCACCGCCCGTCGCGGATCCACCGGTTCGACGGCGACGTCCGCGCAACGACCTCGGAGATCAGCCGGTGCAGTCTCATGCTCACCGAGC
Encoded here:
- a CDS encoding acyltransferase family protein; the protein is MPTRQQPFRLIQALRYVAAALVVVVHACYYSAERFDEHTPQLDRIGGLGVWLFFAISGFVMVLVGDDLGQAPGSWHRFARARLARVVPLYWLMTTIKVAAVVLAGSLVVNSALSPGTVLASYLFIPGHDEAGAIHPLWGVGWTLVFEMAFYALMTLALAIRVDPLALCAPVLTIAAAASLLRPATGSAWWFYADDVTLYFLAGMVIARGWRARRPVLTVLSLGGIAVCMGTLASLRAERLEVSAAVVPLVISAVVFSAVWLDDRIGRFVPRWVMAGGAASYALYLVHPLLAPVVPAALAAVGAYRVPWFVVVTITVGAMLAVAPLAHRFVDRPLTRGASRLLLPGARSGHVRRSSSRAVAGSGPLDAARTATRGTVRGGMSSTSHIPDGAAPEG
- a CDS encoding glycoside hydrolase family 1 protein; protein product: MISTLQFPDGFLWGAATAAHQIEGNNVNSNWWVHEHEPDTTIVEPSGDAADSYHRYREDIRIAAELGLNSYRFSIEWARIEPERGFVSRAEVDHYRRMVDACHEFGIEPIVTLMHFTVPRWFERDGFWRAPDAADLFARYTEAALPVVQDGVRYVCTINEPNIAAMLAGGEDAANLVAFGLPNPDLGVADALLASHKRSREVLSQVSGLQSGWTVATQAFKSNGEPGADAMLREYGYPRDDWYLENAAGDDFLGVQAYTRTFIGPDGPLPVADDVETTLTGWEFYPEASADGLRSAWELSGGVPLMITENGIATADDPRRQAYTQGALEGIHRCIEDGIEVLGYQHWSLLDNYEWASGFRPTFGLVAWDRETFERTPKDSARWYGRVARANALESVTV
- a CDS encoding ABC transporter ATP-binding protein encodes the protein MSGLPETHPADGLEAPTGAATGLQSDGGAVQGDASVLLDVRDLSVVYESAGQTAVQAVDHVSFQLKKGEFVGLVGESGSGKSTLGYALTRLQKPPARTNGGSIVFAGKDIRDLDDEALRQQRQGGFAMVLQSGMNALNPVRTIRNHFIDVFKAHGHVSRDRWDARMKELIEKVKLPTSMLARFPGELSGGMRQRVSIALALSLEPQLMVFDEPTTALDVLVQHAVMDTIIELQRTEGFTAILISHDLGIVLEATERVLVMHEGRIVEDGGSREILRDPQDEYTQMLLSHYADPRAEVVSLPGFPDRSLRAEAGEKRQETTSSFSTVGSRERSAARNPIVVDHIVKTYPAPRRGEQPVQAVRDVSFTLEPGQSLALVGQSGSGKSTIAKLLTGVEKPTTGTVRFGDLDVARLGKRGLRDLRSEVQMVFQDPYSALNPLHTVEYTLSRPIANYTGLTGRDARRRVLELLETVGLTPVEQFAQKLPHQLSGGQRQRVVIARALASDPQVIIADEPVSMLDVTLRAGVLALLEDLREQWGVSLLYITHDLLSARLITDDIMVLHEGAVVERGHTAQVLQDPQDPYTIALLDAVPNPRRTLRA
- a CDS encoding ankyrin repeat domain-containing protein — encoded protein: MRWSRVNWPSVGYVSLEDFDGQREHVTRLLEDAPPTIAALLTVKWTDSRIERWVVESADAVVDPDADEDDVTTPVDLPGHGVPDPVVVHADIVVRNDEVLDTPSGLWRRWNHARVSLRLRDAVIDPPGVDAAALLAGDAHVARGELEYLHEHDAWELRLLISPVGEVAIRFRGVRVAIRSVAESVYSGLESRPARGWHGPVPDGWVEWATEVVRAAAYGDLGGLHLADDASDVDDVDPRWGFAPLHAAAWFDHPEMLEELLRRGATLQLEDTEGRTPLTLAIDRDARRAVDVLVAAGAELEARDGDGNTPIVRAAWGGHAAIVRALATAGADTRARGSRGATLLIAAVDSGDLDTVRVVLSLDVDRNAADDEGSTAADRAELLRETAVADLLAAA
- a CDS encoding polysaccharide pyruvyl transferase family protein, coding for MTTRTAAREVVYLGWTGHGNYGDELLLETWRLALGIDAVSPVTRRERLADVRSAIHSYRTGGRTERMLLLGGGTVLGFQNWARHVADAARVYRADAVVALGAGAAESTDTFALGLQERDWRRWAELRSILLGVRGPLTAVECERAWGRPAVVGDPALLYPVVAGIEHVHDADGPVGVSVGADPVSRFAPRSVAAAVRRMTGADTEIVLFALSPNDLAACRTLQSELHRPSRIHRFDGDVRATTSEISRCSLMLTERLHGAVAAVGLGVPTVPLAYASKCDDFWLSVTGERPTVVPGSTEQQIVDAAMRALDPLERSATQALASTLRQRLVVGVQRIADWREGVTTTDQLREPLPFETVEPAGAHGGVA
- a CDS encoding alpha/beta fold hydrolase; protein product: MTNLHDFPTVLPFGHLPTPDGVDVVGIDVPVGRLTAYRIVPEGVSKGTVLIVPGYTGSKEDWRTFLPVLRDAGWTAVAISRRGQADSAAPTEPRDYSLDEEAADVVRVARLLDDGAPVHLIGHSLGGVIVRAAALQDPTAFRDVVQFCSGPHGWPYRKVAELTILHDTGGNLRQLFDSTNPLWAYRPDDELPDDVRMVRDRFDATSPLSVVAGGHILEDHTDASDALRATGLPVLVAHGEWDNAWPIPWQRAMAEQTGAEYVVIPASYHGPQVENPLGTVAVFDAFLSQH